One Skermanella pratensis genomic window, CGCTTCTCGCCTTCGGCGAACTCGATCTCGGTCAGCCCCGTTTCGTCCAGCAGGCCCGCGAGCTTGCGGACCAGTTCACCATCGATGTCGAAAGTCGCCATTTCAGTTCCCGTCGTTCAGGTCGGCATCGATCAGCCGCGCCAGCGCGTCCAGCGCGAGAAGGTAGCCATGCGCGCCGAAGCCGCAGATGACACCCTTCGCGACAGGCGACACATAGGAATGGTGGCGGAAGGCCTCGCGCCGGAAAACATTGCTCAGGTGCACCTCGACAACCGGAAGCTCGGCGACCGAGAGGGCGTCCATGATCGCGACCGAGGTGTGCGTATAGGCCGCCGCGTTCAGGATGATGCCGTCATGCTCGCCGCGGGCCTGCTGGATCCAGGAGACCAGCTCGCCTTCCAGATTGGACTGCCGGAAATCGATCGCGATGTTGAGCGACTCGGCATGCTCCAGGCACAGTGCCTCTATGTCGTCGAGGGTCTCGGACCCGTAGATGGCCGGCTCACGAACGCCGAGCATGTTCAGGTTTGGACCGTTGAGGATCAGGACTGAGGGCTCGATCGCCAAGGGAAGCGGCTTTCCGGCTGCGGTTGCGTTGG contains:
- the aroQ gene encoding type II 3-dehydroquinate dehydratase; protein product: MAIEPSVLILNGPNLNMLGVREPAIYGSETLDDIEALCLEHAESLNIAIDFRQSNLEGELVSWIQQARGEHDGIILNAAAYTHTSVAIMDALSVAELPVVEVHLSNVFRREAFRHHSYVSPVAKGVICGFGAHGYLLALDALARLIDADLNDGN